In a single window of the Cuculus canorus isolate bCucCan1 chromosome 25, bCucCan1.pri, whole genome shotgun sequence genome:
- the FBXO47 gene encoding F-box only protein 47, with protein MVLNYLPVKDISILSMVSKTISNRLVNYISTPAGNRRLLLQDFHNPELPGKREGSYILEHYKSLGLLLKRCTLLLPTKDRLKSVHKILAEVSCFKLLGCPSPLNCLGLQCYGIFLQILTAGWDELECHRVFNFLCELSKLPRRVQTVVSSKPGSARKLELRIRLYCRNVLLSHWIHRSDSAFWLTRILKPWPMVNQARLLYIIFGPVSSLDGHVVWQKMIEGPTDETSLKGLADAIKLLYDTEAKEWTADDVISLVDELSVVPHEWLMENNARLLILSGNNICFTFMASKATSGRVIELAKLVVFLALVCEKDLYCMDWAVKMMQKVCKLFGTAGERNNFLQCVENTFARVVMDMLQTVLSGDRDEEDSSFLNLFHLVNAQANFHKEILYLTMRSNPI; from the exons ATGGTATTGAATTACCTTCCAG tgaaGGATATCAGCATACTGAGCATGGTGTCAAAAACTATCAGCAACCGCCTCGTTAATTACATCTCAACCCCAGCAGGAAACCGAAGGCTCTTACTGCAAGACTTCCATAACCCTGAGCTACCTGGCAAGAGAGAAGGCTCCTATATTTTAGAGCACTACAAATCTCTAG GGTTGTTGCTTAAGAGATGCACACTTCTGTTACCTACAAAAGACCGGCTGAAGTCTGTACATAAGATTCTCGCAGAA GTTTCCTGTTTTAAACTTCTGGGTTGTCCAAGTCCTTTGAATTGTTTAGGATTACAGTGCTACGGGATATTCTTACAG ATTCTGACAGCAGGTTGGGATGAATTAGAGTGTCACCGCGTTTTTAACTTCCTCTGTGAGCTGAGCAAGTTACCCCGCAGAGTACAGACAGTTGTCAGCAGCAAACCAG GAAGCGCCCGAAAGCTGGAGCTGCGGATAAGGTTGTACTGCCGAAACGTCTTGTTGAGCCACTGGATTCACCGGAGTGATTCTGCATTTTGGTTGACGCGTATTTTAAAGCCATGGCCCATGGTCAATCAAGCTCGCCTGCTGTATATCATCTTTGGACCTGTGTCCTCTCTTGATG GACATGTGGTTTGGCAGAAAATGATAGAAGGACCAACAGATGAGACCAGTCTGAAAGGTCTGGCAGATGCAATTAAACTGCTGTATGATACAGAAGCTAAAGAATGGACAGCAGATGATGTTATCAGTCTTGTGGATGAGCTGTCAG TTGTTCCCCACGAGTGGCTCATGGAGAACAACGCTCGGCTTCTTATCCTGAGCGGAAACAACATTTGCTTCACTTTCATGGCCAGTAAAGCTACGAGCGGGAGAGTCATCGAGTTAGCCAAGCTTGTGGTCTTCCTGGCTTTG GTCTGTGAGAAGGACCTGTACTGCATGGACTGGGCCGTAAAAATGATGCAGAAAGTCTGCAAACTTTTTGGCACCGCAGGGGAGAGGAACAACTTCCTGCAATGCGTGGAGAACACTTTTGCTCGCGTGGTTATGGACATGCTGCAGACTGTCCTGTCCG GGGACCGTGACGAAGAAGACAGCAGCTTTTTGAATTTGTTTCACCTTGTAAATGCACAAGCAAACTTCCACAAAGAAATTCTGTACCTGACCATGAGAAGCAACCCCATTTGA